A single window of Botrytis cinerea B05.10 chromosome 3, complete sequence DNA harbors:
- the Bcprd10 gene encoding Bcprd10: MHAIGYIPSLSNTLFLFSNIMYQIFAIASIFSLGFLGVCHGQVTGIDVRDMMEEMEHIWVDNDGTNSNGFVKGVSPCLNYALGSSNQGEQTSAQWVRFAFHDFVTANTTTGTGGMDASLGFESTRGENHGLFVNDSLTFFKPTVNAYLSMSDNIALAVVASVAKCGGSNSGIKLRVGRIDATSAGPAGVPGPATDLNTTLAQFAAAGFDASQTIGLTACGHSLGRVHNSDTPNVVNSSFVTATNLDGGEPFDSTPGVLDPNNINDYLDGTGNRGGPLCTAANVADRSDYRLYISDNNATIQTMSEETAFQTKCNSLFEKMIEVVPSTVTLSDAVKPMEWKAVDVLMDISLRGDVSISGLIRNLYTTTQPPKTVSYSTNSSTGNSSTGTSSETSGSGTSIFGSTTYWPFNSTIAPGTTSLSFNNVTYSVNDNIFVLPAQSSFDSSSGSVIVKSAALTSASGNGVMTAVLYVPTEQEGTISPKIVQQNVTLTSYGTAGAYTLYSTDTVKISSTGTVIVKVAQGDSSSRTIKVTTFAP; encoded by the exons atgcaCGCTATCGGATATATACCATCACTGTCAAAcactcttttcttattttcaaacATAATGTATCAAATTTTCGCGATAGCTTCTATTTTTTCCCTTGGGTTTTTGGGCGTATGCCATGGCCAAGTCACCGGCATAGACGTGAGGGATATgatggaagaaatggaacATATTTGGGTCGACAACGATGGGACCAATTCGAATGGTTTTGTGAAGGGTGTATCACCATGTCTGAATTATGCACTTGGATCTAGTAACCAAGGCGAGCAAACTTCCGCTCAATGGGTTCGATTCGCCTTTCATGACTTTGTGACGGCAAACACTACTACTGGTACAGG TGGTATGGATGCATCACTAGGTTTTGAAAGCACTCGCGGAGAAAATCATGGACTCTTCGTGAACGATTCTTTGACTTTCTTCAAGCCT ACAGTGAATGCGTATTTAAGCATGAGCGACAATATAGCTTTAGCAGTTGTCGCATCGGTTGCAAAATGCGGTGGTTCTAACTCGGGAATAAAATTACGCGTTGGCCGAATTGATGCAACGTCAGCAGGTCCAGCTGGTGTACCGGGACCGGCAACAGATTTAAACACAACTCTTGCTCAATTTGCAGCAGCTGGATTTGATGCCAGTCAAACCATCGGTCTAACAGCATGTGGACATTCATTGGGCCGTGTTCACAATTCTGATACTCCAAATGTTGTCAACTCTTCTTTTGTGACGGCAACCAATCTCGACGGAGGTGAGCCATTCGACTCGACTCCTGGTGTTTTGGATCCAAATAATATCAATGACTATTTGGATGGCACTGGAAATCGTGGAGGTCCTTTATGTACCGCGGCAAATGTGGCAGATCGATCAGATTATCGTCTATATATATCTGACAACAATGCAACCATCCAAACTATGTCAGAGGAGACAGCATTTCAAACGAAATGCAACTCGCTGTTTGAGAAAATGATAGAAGTTGTACCCAGTACAGTAACTCTCTCTGATGCAGTCAAGCCTATGGAATGGAAAGCAGTGGACGTATTGATGGACATCTCCTTGCGTGGAGATGTTTCCATATCAGGACTTATTCGGAATCTTTACACTACTACTCAGCCTCCGAAAACTGTCTCTTATAGCACAAACTCTTCCACTGGAAACTCTTCCACCGGCACAAGCAGTGAGACATCCGGTTCCGGGACGTCCATCTTCGGCTCGACTACCTATTGGCCGTTTAACAGCACGATTGCTCCGGGAACAACATCTTTGTCTTTCAACAATGTGACTTATTCGGTCAATGACAATATCTTTGTCTTGCCGGCACAATCTTCCTTCGACTCAAGCAGTGGATCTGTCATTGTCAAAAGCGCTGCTCTAACATCTGCTAGTGGCAATGGGGTCATGACAGCTGTTTTGTATGTTCCCACTGAACAAGAAGGGACTATAAGTCCAAAGATTGTACAGCAAAACGTAACATTGACTTCATATGGTACCGCCGGGGCGTACACTCTGTATTCAACAGATACAGTAAAGATATCTTCCACTGGGACAGTAATTGTCAAAGTTGCTCAAGGTGATTCCTCGAGCCGAACTATCAAGGTTACCACATTTGCTCCGTAG